Proteins encoded in a region of the Salvelinus fontinalis isolate EN_2023a chromosome 17, ASM2944872v1, whole genome shotgun sequence genome:
- the si:dkey-181m9.8 gene encoding uncharacterized protein si:dkey-181m9.8 isoform X2, which translates to MPRVPAVLEYETLTECKYSFPVEVVSDIKNVTATYGDLRMYVDFYCFPNKEKRKLVYLAGTIPVPHDGNTYNIPVCIWLHETHPQSQPRCYVCPSISMLINPRCPYVEASGQVLLDCLNNWKSGLANLSLLVSEMRSAFQKETPLFAMHPIRVQMLPTAAHSSAHAESSDPGSWPQSSSSTPRARRSSMSPTPLPRDIVPPKSLKSSLSGPLRESTTGVRRSYTEELLDMGINFGVPGGVQFPYSSTNPFITTASAPNNTPVSSEDMNNLFKSLQLENVVNVYQLGTKERGQTQGDGGDQGGGDYPPIPTAVTPLVDNQHRILVSRLPPDQSPSRVKNKLTLYFQRRSNGGGEVLDVTYPYPPTQPDQALVSFRSPRDAEQVLLQADRIFTVNEKPFRIQLKRVNSAQIAVPPGVSGDKAAIFHSLLSLEGRSFSQADVEEAVQSCRDLPSALKYLSHECPICREQVSFSKIITMTHCPCAFCESCFKAYFSQAIKEKSIVHVVCPLCGQPDVRQSQGGVEEALDYFSLLDTQIRHYLDPQIHELFQRKLRDRALQEMPNFRWCAHCSFGLLHEADQLRMDCPSCRKSTCSQCKSAWAPQHQGLSCEKFRKWQLHNNPEYQTAKLENLLSRNKIKCPKCKFVFYLSKGGCLHFKCTQCQHEFCGGCNRPFKLGAGCDFSAECGSKGLHAHHPRDCLYHLRDWNVPRLHRLLQLYGVPLAGMVKSKEDSTGTNSEGLCAVLEHREMGGDGPCGLPTLPEYSGYCVLHYKECLVELINRSHADPAALFDVAEMLAELQRWHIPVPQKNLQDSEALYVQHLRKTLTRKVSLRDNKLSPVKVKDDLCPLPSSSPAGPRLSSAQRNTPRRFHDDSQLLLLLND; encoded by the exons ATGCCGAGGGTCCCAGCAGTCCTTGAATATGAAACACTGACCGAG TGTAAATACAGCTTCCCTGTTGAGGTTGTCAGTGATATCAAGAATGTTACAGCGACTTATGGAGACCTGCGTATGTATGTGGATTTCTACT GTTTCCCCAATAAGGAAAAGAGGAAGTTAGTTTATTTGGCTGGTACTATTCCAGTTCCACATGACG GTAACACATATAATATCCCAGTGTGCATCTGGCTCCACGAGACTCACCCCCAGAGCCAGCCGCGGTGCTACGTGTGTCCCTCCATCTCCATGTTGATCAACCCCAGGTGCCCATATGTGGAGGCCAGTGGGCAGGTGCTCCTCGACTGCCTCAACAACTGGAAGAGC GGGCTGGCCAACCTGTCATTGCTCGTCTCAGAAATGAGGTCTGCATTTCAAAAGGAAACGCCCCTCTTTGCCATGCACCCAATCAGAGTTCAGATGCTACCTACTGCAGCACACTCCAGTGCACATGCAGAGTCTTCGGACCCTGGCAG CTGGCCTCAATCAAGCAGCTCTACCCCGAGAGCCAGGCGCTCCTCGATGTCCCCCACGCCACTACCTAGAGATATAG TTCCGCCCAAGAGTTTAAAGTCCAGCCTTTCGGGGCCTCTCAGAGAGTCTACGACTGGTGTGAGGCGGTCCTACACAGAGGAGCTACTGGATATGGGGATAAACTTTGGAGTGCCAGGGGGAGTCCAGTTTCCCTACTCCTCCACCAACCCcttcatcactactgcctctg CGCCAAATAACACTCCTGTTAGTTCTGAGGACATGAACAACCTATTCAAGAGCCTACAGCTGGAAAATGTTGTCAATGTGTACCAGCTTGGTACTAAAGAAAGAG GACAGACGCAAGGCGATGGAGGTGATCAAGGTGGTGGTGACTACCCCCCAATCCCCACTGCAGTCACGCCCCTAGTGGACAACCAGCATCGTATCCTGGTGAGCCGGCTGCCACCGGACCAGTCCCCCAGCCGTGTGAAGAACAAGCTCACCCTCTACTTCCAGCGCAGGAGCAACGGTGGGGGAGAGGTGCTGGATGTGACCTACCCCTACCCCCCGACCCAGCCTGACCAGGCACTGGTCAGCTTCCGCAGTCCCAGAG ATGCAGAGCAGGTGCTCTTACAGGCAGACCGAATCTTTACTGTGAATGAGAAACCTTTCCGTATACAGCTCAAGAGGGTCAACAGTGCTCAG ATTGCGGTGCCGCCCGGCGTCTCCGGCGACAAGGCGGCCATCTTCCATAGCCTGCTGTCACTTGAGGGGCGGAGCTTCAGCCAGGCCGACGTGGAGGAGGCGGTGCAGTCGTGCCGGGACCTTCCCTCGGCCCTCAAGTACCTGTCTCATGAATGCCCCATCTGCCGCGAGCAGGTGTCCTTCAGCAAG ATCATCACTATGACCCATTGCCCATGTGCCTTCTGCGAGAGCTGCTTCAAGGCCTACTTCTCCCAGGCCATCAAGGAGAAGAGCATCGTCCATGTGGTGTGTCCCCTGTGTGGCCAGCCCGACGTGCGTCAGAGCCAGGGAGGCGTGGAGGAGGCCTTGGACTACTTCAGCCTTCTGGACACACAG ATCAGGCACTACCTAGATCCTCAGATCCATGAGTTGTTCCAGAGGAAGCTGAGAGACCGAGCCTTGCAGGAGATGCCCAACTTCCGCTGGTGTGCCCAC TGCTCCTTTGGCCTTCTACACGAGGCTGACCAGCTGAGAATGGACTGTCCTAGTTGTAGGAAGAGCACCTGCTCCCAATGCAAGTCCGCA TGGGCTCCACAACACCAGGGTCTTTCCTGTGAGAAGTTCAGAAAGTGGCAACTCCACAATAACCCAGAGTACCAGACCGCAAAGCTGGAGAATCTCCTCAGCAGGAATAaaataa AATGTCCAAAATGCAAGTTTGTGTTCTACCTTTCCAAGGGAGGCTGTCTCCATTTCAAATGCACCCAATGCCAGCACGAATTCTGTGGCGGCTGTAATAGGCCCTTCAAATTAGGCGCG GGGTGTGACTTCTCAGCGGAGTGTGGGTCCAAGGGGTTACATGCCCACCACCCCAGGGACTGCCTGTACCACCTGAGGGACTGGAACGTGCCCAGACTACACAGGCTGCTTCAG CTTTACGGAGTGCCCCTCGCTGGCATGGTCAAATCCAAAGAGGACTCTACAGGAACAAACTCAGAAG GTTTGTGTGCAGTCCTGGAGCACAGAGAGATGGGTGGAGACGGGCCTTGTGGTCTACCGACTCTCCCAGAGTACAGTGGCTACTGCGT CTTACACTATAAAGAGTGTCTAGTGGAGCTGATCAACCGGAGTCACGCGGATCCAGCCGCTCTGTTCGATGTGGCTGAGATGTTGGCCGAGTTACAGCGGTGGCACATTCCTGTTCCACAGAAGAACCTTCAGGATTCTGAGGCACTCTATGTACAGCACCTTAGAAAG aCCCTGACTAGGAAGGTTAGCCTGAGGGACAACAAGCTATCCCCTGTGAAGGTGAAAGATGACCTTTGCCCCCTACCCTCATCGAGCCCTGCGGGACCACGCCTGTCTTCTGCTCAGAGAAACACACCAAGGCGCTTCCATGACGACTCCCAATTGCTGCTCTTGCTCAACGACTAA
- the si:dkey-181m9.8 gene encoding uncharacterized protein si:dkey-181m9.8 isoform X1, producing MPRVPAVLEYETLTECKYSFPVEVVSDIKNVTATYGDLRMYVDFYCFPNKEKRKLVYLAGTIPVPHDAGNTYNIPVCIWLHETHPQSQPRCYVCPSISMLINPRCPYVEASGQVLLDCLNNWKSGLANLSLLVSEMRSAFQKETPLFAMHPIRVQMLPTAAHSSAHAESSDPGSWPQSSSSTPRARRSSMSPTPLPRDIVPPKSLKSSLSGPLRESTTGVRRSYTEELLDMGINFGVPGGVQFPYSSTNPFITTASAPNNTPVSSEDMNNLFKSLQLENVVNVYQLGTKERGQTQGDGGDQGGGDYPPIPTAVTPLVDNQHRILVSRLPPDQSPSRVKNKLTLYFQRRSNGGGEVLDVTYPYPPTQPDQALVSFRSPRDAEQVLLQADRIFTVNEKPFRIQLKRVNSAQIAVPPGVSGDKAAIFHSLLSLEGRSFSQADVEEAVQSCRDLPSALKYLSHECPICREQVSFSKIITMTHCPCAFCESCFKAYFSQAIKEKSIVHVVCPLCGQPDVRQSQGGVEEALDYFSLLDTQIRHYLDPQIHELFQRKLRDRALQEMPNFRWCAHCSFGLLHEADQLRMDCPSCRKSTCSQCKSAWAPQHQGLSCEKFRKWQLHNNPEYQTAKLENLLSRNKIKCPKCKFVFYLSKGGCLHFKCTQCQHEFCGGCNRPFKLGAGCDFSAECGSKGLHAHHPRDCLYHLRDWNVPRLHRLLQLYGVPLAGMVKSKEDSTGTNSEGLCAVLEHREMGGDGPCGLPTLPEYSGYCVLHYKECLVELINRSHADPAALFDVAEMLAELQRWHIPVPQKNLQDSEALYVQHLRKTLTRKVSLRDNKLSPVKVKDDLCPLPSSSPAGPRLSSAQRNTPRRFHDDSQLLLLLND from the exons ATGCCGAGGGTCCCAGCAGTCCTTGAATATGAAACACTGACCGAG TGTAAATACAGCTTCCCTGTTGAGGTTGTCAGTGATATCAAGAATGTTACAGCGACTTATGGAGACCTGCGTATGTATGTGGATTTCTACT GTTTCCCCAATAAGGAAAAGAGGAAGTTAGTTTATTTGGCTGGTACTATTCCAGTTCCACATGACG CAGGTAACACATATAATATCCCAGTGTGCATCTGGCTCCACGAGACTCACCCCCAGAGCCAGCCGCGGTGCTACGTGTGTCCCTCCATCTCCATGTTGATCAACCCCAGGTGCCCATATGTGGAGGCCAGTGGGCAGGTGCTCCTCGACTGCCTCAACAACTGGAAGAGC GGGCTGGCCAACCTGTCATTGCTCGTCTCAGAAATGAGGTCTGCATTTCAAAAGGAAACGCCCCTCTTTGCCATGCACCCAATCAGAGTTCAGATGCTACCTACTGCAGCACACTCCAGTGCACATGCAGAGTCTTCGGACCCTGGCAG CTGGCCTCAATCAAGCAGCTCTACCCCGAGAGCCAGGCGCTCCTCGATGTCCCCCACGCCACTACCTAGAGATATAG TTCCGCCCAAGAGTTTAAAGTCCAGCCTTTCGGGGCCTCTCAGAGAGTCTACGACTGGTGTGAGGCGGTCCTACACAGAGGAGCTACTGGATATGGGGATAAACTTTGGAGTGCCAGGGGGAGTCCAGTTTCCCTACTCCTCCACCAACCCcttcatcactactgcctctg CGCCAAATAACACTCCTGTTAGTTCTGAGGACATGAACAACCTATTCAAGAGCCTACAGCTGGAAAATGTTGTCAATGTGTACCAGCTTGGTACTAAAGAAAGAG GACAGACGCAAGGCGATGGAGGTGATCAAGGTGGTGGTGACTACCCCCCAATCCCCACTGCAGTCACGCCCCTAGTGGACAACCAGCATCGTATCCTGGTGAGCCGGCTGCCACCGGACCAGTCCCCCAGCCGTGTGAAGAACAAGCTCACCCTCTACTTCCAGCGCAGGAGCAACGGTGGGGGAGAGGTGCTGGATGTGACCTACCCCTACCCCCCGACCCAGCCTGACCAGGCACTGGTCAGCTTCCGCAGTCCCAGAG ATGCAGAGCAGGTGCTCTTACAGGCAGACCGAATCTTTACTGTGAATGAGAAACCTTTCCGTATACAGCTCAAGAGGGTCAACAGTGCTCAG ATTGCGGTGCCGCCCGGCGTCTCCGGCGACAAGGCGGCCATCTTCCATAGCCTGCTGTCACTTGAGGGGCGGAGCTTCAGCCAGGCCGACGTGGAGGAGGCGGTGCAGTCGTGCCGGGACCTTCCCTCGGCCCTCAAGTACCTGTCTCATGAATGCCCCATCTGCCGCGAGCAGGTGTCCTTCAGCAAG ATCATCACTATGACCCATTGCCCATGTGCCTTCTGCGAGAGCTGCTTCAAGGCCTACTTCTCCCAGGCCATCAAGGAGAAGAGCATCGTCCATGTGGTGTGTCCCCTGTGTGGCCAGCCCGACGTGCGTCAGAGCCAGGGAGGCGTGGAGGAGGCCTTGGACTACTTCAGCCTTCTGGACACACAG ATCAGGCACTACCTAGATCCTCAGATCCATGAGTTGTTCCAGAGGAAGCTGAGAGACCGAGCCTTGCAGGAGATGCCCAACTTCCGCTGGTGTGCCCAC TGCTCCTTTGGCCTTCTACACGAGGCTGACCAGCTGAGAATGGACTGTCCTAGTTGTAGGAAGAGCACCTGCTCCCAATGCAAGTCCGCA TGGGCTCCACAACACCAGGGTCTTTCCTGTGAGAAGTTCAGAAAGTGGCAACTCCACAATAACCCAGAGTACCAGACCGCAAAGCTGGAGAATCTCCTCAGCAGGAATAaaataa AATGTCCAAAATGCAAGTTTGTGTTCTACCTTTCCAAGGGAGGCTGTCTCCATTTCAAATGCACCCAATGCCAGCACGAATTCTGTGGCGGCTGTAATAGGCCCTTCAAATTAGGCGCG GGGTGTGACTTCTCAGCGGAGTGTGGGTCCAAGGGGTTACATGCCCACCACCCCAGGGACTGCCTGTACCACCTGAGGGACTGGAACGTGCCCAGACTACACAGGCTGCTTCAG CTTTACGGAGTGCCCCTCGCTGGCATGGTCAAATCCAAAGAGGACTCTACAGGAACAAACTCAGAAG GTTTGTGTGCAGTCCTGGAGCACAGAGAGATGGGTGGAGACGGGCCTTGTGGTCTACCGACTCTCCCAGAGTACAGTGGCTACTGCGT CTTACACTATAAAGAGTGTCTAGTGGAGCTGATCAACCGGAGTCACGCGGATCCAGCCGCTCTGTTCGATGTGGCTGAGATGTTGGCCGAGTTACAGCGGTGGCACATTCCTGTTCCACAGAAGAACCTTCAGGATTCTGAGGCACTCTATGTACAGCACCTTAGAAAG aCCCTGACTAGGAAGGTTAGCCTGAGGGACAACAAGCTATCCCCTGTGAAGGTGAAAGATGACCTTTGCCCCCTACCCTCATCGAGCCCTGCGGGACCACGCCTGTCTTCTGCTCAGAGAAACACACCAAGGCGCTTCCATGACGACTCCCAATTGCTGCTCTTGCTCAACGACTAA
- the si:dkey-181m9.8 gene encoding E3 ubiquitin-protein ligase RNF31 isoform X3, whose amino-acid sequence MWRPVGRCSSTASTTGRAWPQSSSSTPRARRSSMSPTPLPRDIVPPKSLKSSLSGPLRESTTGVRRSYTEELLDMGINFGVPGGVQFPYSSTNPFITTASAPNNTPVSSEDMNNLFKSLQLENVVNVYQLGTKERGQTQGDGGDQGGGDYPPIPTAVTPLVDNQHRILVSRLPPDQSPSRVKNKLTLYFQRRSNGGGEVLDVTYPYPPTQPDQALVSFRSPRDAEQVLLQADRIFTVNEKPFRIQLKRVNSAQIAVPPGVSGDKAAIFHSLLSLEGRSFSQADVEEAVQSCRDLPSALKYLSHECPICREQVSFSKIITMTHCPCAFCESCFKAYFSQAIKEKSIVHVVCPLCGQPDVRQSQGGVEEALDYFSLLDTQIRHYLDPQIHELFQRKLRDRALQEMPNFRWCAHCSFGLLHEADQLRMDCPSCRKSTCSQCKSAWAPQHQGLSCEKFRKWQLHNNPEYQTAKLENLLSRNKIKCPKCKFVFYLSKGGCLHFKCTQCQHEFCGGCNRPFKLGAGCDFSAECGSKGLHAHHPRDCLYHLRDWNVPRLHRLLQLYGVPLAGMVKSKEDSTGTNSEGLCAVLEHREMGGDGPCGLPTLPEYSGYCVLHYKECLVELINRSHADPAALFDVAEMLAELQRWHIPVPQKNLQDSEALYVQHLRKTLTRKVSLRDNKLSPVKVKDDLCPLPSSSPAGPRLSSAQRNTPRRFHDDSQLLLLLND is encoded by the exons ATGTGGAGGCCAGTGGGCAGGTGCTCCTCGACTGCCTCAACAACTGGAAGAGC CTGGCCTCAATCAAGCAGCTCTACCCCGAGAGCCAGGCGCTCCTCGATGTCCCCCACGCCACTACCTAGAGATATAG TTCCGCCCAAGAGTTTAAAGTCCAGCCTTTCGGGGCCTCTCAGAGAGTCTACGACTGGTGTGAGGCGGTCCTACACAGAGGAGCTACTGGATATGGGGATAAACTTTGGAGTGCCAGGGGGAGTCCAGTTTCCCTACTCCTCCACCAACCCcttcatcactactgcctctg CGCCAAATAACACTCCTGTTAGTTCTGAGGACATGAACAACCTATTCAAGAGCCTACAGCTGGAAAATGTTGTCAATGTGTACCAGCTTGGTACTAAAGAAAGAG GACAGACGCAAGGCGATGGAGGTGATCAAGGTGGTGGTGACTACCCCCCAATCCCCACTGCAGTCACGCCCCTAGTGGACAACCAGCATCGTATCCTGGTGAGCCGGCTGCCACCGGACCAGTCCCCCAGCCGTGTGAAGAACAAGCTCACCCTCTACTTCCAGCGCAGGAGCAACGGTGGGGGAGAGGTGCTGGATGTGACCTACCCCTACCCCCCGACCCAGCCTGACCAGGCACTGGTCAGCTTCCGCAGTCCCAGAG ATGCAGAGCAGGTGCTCTTACAGGCAGACCGAATCTTTACTGTGAATGAGAAACCTTTCCGTATACAGCTCAAGAGGGTCAACAGTGCTCAG ATTGCGGTGCCGCCCGGCGTCTCCGGCGACAAGGCGGCCATCTTCCATAGCCTGCTGTCACTTGAGGGGCGGAGCTTCAGCCAGGCCGACGTGGAGGAGGCGGTGCAGTCGTGCCGGGACCTTCCCTCGGCCCTCAAGTACCTGTCTCATGAATGCCCCATCTGCCGCGAGCAGGTGTCCTTCAGCAAG ATCATCACTATGACCCATTGCCCATGTGCCTTCTGCGAGAGCTGCTTCAAGGCCTACTTCTCCCAGGCCATCAAGGAGAAGAGCATCGTCCATGTGGTGTGTCCCCTGTGTGGCCAGCCCGACGTGCGTCAGAGCCAGGGAGGCGTGGAGGAGGCCTTGGACTACTTCAGCCTTCTGGACACACAG ATCAGGCACTACCTAGATCCTCAGATCCATGAGTTGTTCCAGAGGAAGCTGAGAGACCGAGCCTTGCAGGAGATGCCCAACTTCCGCTGGTGTGCCCAC TGCTCCTTTGGCCTTCTACACGAGGCTGACCAGCTGAGAATGGACTGTCCTAGTTGTAGGAAGAGCACCTGCTCCCAATGCAAGTCCGCA TGGGCTCCACAACACCAGGGTCTTTCCTGTGAGAAGTTCAGAAAGTGGCAACTCCACAATAACCCAGAGTACCAGACCGCAAAGCTGGAGAATCTCCTCAGCAGGAATAaaataa AATGTCCAAAATGCAAGTTTGTGTTCTACCTTTCCAAGGGAGGCTGTCTCCATTTCAAATGCACCCAATGCCAGCACGAATTCTGTGGCGGCTGTAATAGGCCCTTCAAATTAGGCGCG GGGTGTGACTTCTCAGCGGAGTGTGGGTCCAAGGGGTTACATGCCCACCACCCCAGGGACTGCCTGTACCACCTGAGGGACTGGAACGTGCCCAGACTACACAGGCTGCTTCAG CTTTACGGAGTGCCCCTCGCTGGCATGGTCAAATCCAAAGAGGACTCTACAGGAACAAACTCAGAAG GTTTGTGTGCAGTCCTGGAGCACAGAGAGATGGGTGGAGACGGGCCTTGTGGTCTACCGACTCTCCCAGAGTACAGTGGCTACTGCGT CTTACACTATAAAGAGTGTCTAGTGGAGCTGATCAACCGGAGTCACGCGGATCCAGCCGCTCTGTTCGATGTGGCTGAGATGTTGGCCGAGTTACAGCGGTGGCACATTCCTGTTCCACAGAAGAACCTTCAGGATTCTGAGGCACTCTATGTACAGCACCTTAGAAAG aCCCTGACTAGGAAGGTTAGCCTGAGGGACAACAAGCTATCCCCTGTGAAGGTGAAAGATGACCTTTGCCCCCTACCCTCATCGAGCCCTGCGGGACCACGCCTGTCTTCTGCTCAGAGAAACACACCAAGGCGCTTCCATGACGACTCCCAATTGCTGCTCTTGCTCAACGACTAA